A DNA window from Parabacteroides johnsonii DSM 18315 contains the following coding sequences:
- a CDS encoding SNF2-related protein, whose translation MEGRLISLQRKKLVLVACAQDASLFSGEEEENFVSPVRVTVQPDKVQASLIVVPASLLPNWKREIQRFSSLRVYEYAGDQRSRESWKKFDRYPVILTTYGLLRRDN comes from the coding sequence TTGGAAGGACGTTTGATCTCGCTGCAAAGGAAGAAACTGGTACTTGTTGCGTGTGCGCAAGATGCTTCTCTTTTTAGCGGGGAAGAAGAGGAAAACTTTGTCTCTCCGGTGCGGGTCACCGTACAGCCGGATAAGGTGCAAGCCTCTCTTATTGTCGTTCCGGCCTCCCTGCTTCCTAATTGGAAAAGAGAGATACAACGGTTCAGTTCCTTGCGGGTATATGAATATGCAGGGGACCAGAGGAGCCGTGAGTCGTGGAAGAAATTTGACCGCTATCCGGTAATATTGACGACTTACGGACTGCTGCGCCGAGATAATTGA
- a CDS encoding RagB/SusD family nutrient uptake outer membrane protein, translated as MKKIIIYLATMLLAAMTFTGCYDLETYPGDKVNEGTFYKTGDHAHQGLMGIYGMLRLNEAYGYQFCFDHLGDIAYGYNYYMMFLATYTDRDGTIQAHWQTFYDGIHRVNTFIRSVKGMGGIITDEQINEYVAEAKFLRAMFYFSLTDLFGGVPYYDESTNVNEEFMNLKQPRSSLEEVRAHILEDLDEAIKYLPVEHAASEYGRATKGAAYALRGKVYLYDKEWQSAINDFEEIVYNKSNNYGYDLDDDYARVFKLYNGAKSPETVFSIQNKSGVGTEYGMQIQALMGCRGAYGSCWNNTVPSTQLVDMYEFKDGRPFNWDEIFPGYNAMTPEQRKELLSVEMDGAGAIVGLREADTAKILSAYTCRDPRLMATVIVPYSHYMGNIGRTTNVDLIFALDHNLSGNANGGTIQNNAGWVSYLYRKFVTEGDQGGAISNRLHTPFAFPLIRFADVLLMLSEAYNEAGQLDKAVIEFNKVRTRVGMPGLNSGPEWMVVSNKEQMAERIRKERAVEFAGEGLRFSDLRRWGYEIAHKTLNNVDAVNIYGEPIYTHLFTERDMLWPIPGVERERNDALTQNPGW; from the coding sequence ATGAAAAAGATCATAATCTATTTGGCGACAATGCTTTTAGCTGCCATGACATTCACCGGTTGCTATGATTTGGAGACCTATCCGGGAGACAAAGTCAATGAAGGTACATTTTACAAGACCGGCGATCACGCTCATCAAGGCTTGATGGGAATCTATGGCATGCTGCGTCTGAACGAGGCATACGGTTACCAGTTCTGCTTCGATCATTTGGGAGATATCGCTTACGGGTATAACTATTATATGATGTTCCTGGCTACCTATACCGACCGTGATGGAACGATACAAGCCCATTGGCAGACCTTCTATGACGGTATACATCGTGTCAATACCTTTATACGTTCCGTAAAGGGAATGGGCGGTATTATCACTGATGAACAGATCAATGAATATGTGGCGGAAGCCAAATTCCTTCGTGCGATGTTCTACTTTTCCTTGACAGACCTTTTCGGTGGGGTTCCCTATTATGATGAGTCAACTAATGTCAACGAGGAGTTTATGAATCTGAAACAGCCGAGAAGTAGCCTCGAAGAGGTACGTGCTCATATTTTGGAAGATTTGGACGAGGCGATCAAATACCTTCCTGTCGAACATGCTGCCAGCGAATATGGGCGTGCTACTAAAGGTGCTGCCTATGCCCTTCGTGGTAAAGTGTATCTTTATGACAAGGAGTGGCAATCAGCCATCAACGATTTTGAAGAAATCGTCTATAACAAGTCCAATAACTATGGTTATGATCTCGATGACGATTACGCCCGTGTTTTCAAACTCTATAACGGGGCGAAAAGTCCGGAAACAGTATTCTCGATCCAGAATAAGAGTGGTGTTGGCACTGAATATGGTATGCAGATACAAGCTTTGATGGGATGCCGTGGCGCTTATGGAAGTTGCTGGAACAATACAGTTCCTTCTACACAATTGGTGGATATGTATGAGTTCAAAGATGGCCGCCCTTTCAACTGGGATGAGATTTTCCCCGGTTATAACGCGATGACACCTGAACAGCGTAAGGAGCTCCTTAGTGTCGAGATGGACGGAGCCGGAGCCATAGTTGGGCTTCGTGAAGCAGATACAGCCAAAATCCTGAGTGCCTATACCTGTCGCGATCCGCGCCTGATGGCCACTGTGATCGTTCCTTATTCACACTATATGGGAAATATTGGTCGAACGACTAACGTGGATTTGATCTTCGCTTTGGATCATAACCTGTCGGGGAATGCCAACGGTGGCACAATCCAGAACAATGCAGGTTGGGTATCTTATCTCTATCGGAAGTTCGTGACCGAAGGAGATCAGGGCGGTGCGATCAGCAACCGTTTGCATACACCGTTCGCTTTTCCTTTGATCCGCTTTGCTGACGTTCTCTTGATGCTTTCCGAGGCCTACAACGAAGCGGGACAGTTAGACAAGGCCGTGATCGAATTCAACAAGGTTCGTACCCGTGTTGGTATGCCGGGCTTGAACTCCGGTCCAGAGTGGATGGTTGTCAGCAATAAAGAACAGATGGCCGAGCGGATACGCAAGGAACGTGCCGTTGAGTTTGCCGGGGAAGGACTTCGTTTCAGTGACTTGCGTCGTTGGGGATATGAAATTGCCCACAAAACGCTCAATAACGTTGATGCTGTCAATATCTATGGCGAGCCGATCTATACCCATCTGTTTACCGAACGTGATATGCTTTGGCCTATACCTGGTGTGGAAAGGGAACGGAATGATGCGTTGACACAGAATCCGGGTTGGTAA
- a CDS encoding hybrid sensor histidine kinase/response regulator transcription factor: MKKLLLLLCFVFIHQVVYPVYFKHLGMSDGLSQVSVMSIYQDCLGRMWFGTREGVSIYDGERMRVYKGWENLDPESSINVLLGHECDHLTGNRQGDIFFRTCDSLVRYDIREEKFCVVSGCKAKTITSADGDIWTGYDDMVCRYDEKGDSLQLYAKTNTPGISSLLISGKKIWIGTYEGLYVIEEDKKVRCLIEGPEFYRLFESSTGEIWAGCRTGGLYRITQDERITWYSESNSAPFHIKNSQIRSFAEDRFGNIWFGTFMGLHKYNPYTDQFTVYQQDHLPGSLSHSSVFSVYIDAQETIWVGTYYGGVNYFNAEREIFAHYTDNPLRKECLNYSFVGNLAEDKEGNIWICTEGGGLNFMDRKTRTFKYFTAGHRNSVLQNNLKCIAYDGKRNRLYIGTHHGGLTRYDIKTGIFHNYLNDYREGDRKPDGIIFHTMIHNDKLYVSAMNGTFVMDLDTDRFQWICRNAQSFTIDREENLWILIGTSLYKMELAHPDNQKHYALPRYGIQFEPKRIMTTRAGDIYFVVLGGGLYRYDKQTDSFIHYSQESGHLLSNYCYNVAETNSEELLVTSDKGVTFLNPFSGNARFATLGANLPITSIADGCGILVCRNNELFIGGNDGLTSFYREDLDKTEKNYSLYFSELYIHNKRIYPGAVSGGILKEAFPFSESIQLNYKQNNLIINFATTNYIDIQKNNEYQYRLVGFDDDWVSTSSSSIYYTNLDPGKYTLLVREKNLSRHLMNHREISLDIQIAQPWYKTDWAWVLYVLTTFMITYLTVRILNARRKLALSLEKEREEKERNEELNQAKLRFFTNISHEFRTPLTLIISQIDMLFQSSSLSPTLYNRIIKISKNANRMRNMISELLEFRKLEQNYVSLHVCEQNLIPFLKDIYLSYCELATQQSITFNFQNAEENLLLWFDSNQLQKVFYNLLSNAFKYTKPGGTVELYVSSDENEVCIKVIDTGIGLSADDVSHIFDRFYQAENGKQVAGANPGTGLGLALSKNIIHLHHGDIAVQSQVGYGTIFTVTLLRGNVHFENDKNAILLESPDEPMIKEESLPDSISSEEYEEMEKAFPGLKAGSYKVLIVEDNEELLQILNALFAPFYQVILARNGEEGLRKANEEKPDLVVSDVMMPLMSGMEMCMKIKNNIDLCHIPVVLLTALDSVEYNIEGLQQGADDYISKPFHAKVLLMRCNNLIRNRLLLKSQLTKQVDFDVQLLATTSLDQQLLNRIVEIVDQRMGEPDFDVNALARELNMGRSSFFTKVKNLTGMTPSEFMQNQRINRAATLLREQPDLLVNEISDRLGFSSTVYFSRCFKAKFGVSPAQFRKKEQ, from the coding sequence ATGAAAAAGCTGCTACTGTTGTTGTGTTTTGTATTTATACACCAAGTGGTCTATCCGGTTTATTTTAAACATCTAGGCATGAGTGACGGCTTGTCGCAGGTCTCTGTGATGTCGATTTATCAGGATTGCCTGGGACGTATGTGGTTCGGTACACGCGAAGGTGTCAGTATCTATGACGGGGAACGGATGCGGGTGTATAAAGGCTGGGAGAATCTGGACCCGGAAAGCTCTATAAATGTTTTACTCGGACATGAATGTGATCATCTTACTGGAAACAGGCAAGGGGATATTTTCTTTAGGACTTGCGATTCGTTGGTGAGGTATGATATACGGGAAGAGAAATTTTGTGTTGTTAGCGGTTGTAAGGCGAAAACGATAACCTCGGCCGATGGTGATATATGGACGGGGTACGATGATATGGTTTGCCGGTATGATGAAAAAGGAGATAGTCTGCAACTTTATGCGAAGACAAACACTCCCGGTATATCCAGCCTGCTGATCTCGGGGAAGAAGATTTGGATCGGGACTTATGAAGGCCTGTATGTAATTGAAGAGGATAAAAAAGTCCGTTGTCTGATTGAAGGACCTGAATTTTATCGCTTATTTGAAAGTTCTACTGGCGAGATATGGGCCGGTTGCCGTACCGGTGGTTTATACAGGATCACACAAGACGAACGAATCACCTGGTATTCGGAAAGTAATTCCGCACCTTTCCATATAAAGAATAGTCAAATACGGAGCTTTGCTGAAGATCGGTTTGGGAATATCTGGTTCGGCACTTTTATGGGACTGCATAAATATAACCCTTACACGGACCAGTTTACAGTATATCAACAGGATCATTTGCCAGGTAGCCTGTCACATTCTTCTGTTTTCTCTGTTTATATAGATGCACAGGAAACCATATGGGTAGGAACCTATTATGGAGGTGTGAACTATTTTAATGCAGAAAGGGAAATATTCGCTCATTATACGGATAATCCTTTGCGGAAGGAATGCCTGAATTATTCGTTTGTCGGGAATCTGGCGGAAGATAAAGAAGGAAACATCTGGATTTGTACTGAAGGGGGAGGATTGAACTTCATGGATCGTAAAACACGAACCTTTAAATATTTCACTGCAGGTCACCGTAATTCCGTATTGCAGAATAACCTGAAATGCATTGCGTATGACGGAAAGCGGAACCGTCTGTATATCGGCACGCATCATGGAGGGCTTACCCGCTACGATATAAAGACCGGTATTTTTCATAACTACCTGAATGATTACAGGGAAGGAGACAGAAAACCGGACGGTATTATCTTCCATACAATGATTCATAACGATAAGCTGTATGTAAGCGCGATGAACGGAACTTTTGTCATGGATCTTGATACGGACCGGTTCCAATGGATATGCAGAAATGCTCAAAGCTTTACGATCGATAGGGAAGAGAATCTATGGATTTTGATTGGGACTTCTTTATACAAGATGGAGCTGGCCCATCCGGATAATCAGAAACATTATGCTTTGCCCCGTTATGGAATCCAGTTCGAACCTAAACGGATCATGACTACTCGCGCGGGGGATATCTATTTCGTGGTTTTGGGAGGTGGCCTGTATCGGTATGACAAACAGACCGATTCTTTTATCCATTATTCTCAGGAAAGCGGACATCTATTGAGCAATTATTGTTACAATGTCGCAGAGACCAATTCGGAAGAGCTGCTGGTGACCAGTGATAAGGGGGTTACTTTCCTGAATCCTTTCAGTGGAAATGCCCGGTTTGCGACGTTGGGGGCGAACTTACCGATCACGTCCATTGCGGATGGTTGCGGGATTCTGGTGTGCCGGAATAATGAACTTTTTATCGGAGGGAATGACGGACTGACCTCTTTTTATCGGGAAGATCTTGATAAGACGGAAAAGAATTACTCCTTATATTTTTCGGAGCTGTATATTCATAATAAAAGAATCTATCCGGGAGCTGTCTCGGGAGGCATACTAAAGGAGGCTTTTCCTTTCAGCGAATCTATCCAATTGAACTATAAGCAAAACAACCTGATTATAAACTTTGCCACAACCAATTATATTGATATCCAAAAAAATAATGAATATCAATATCGATTAGTTGGTTTTGACGATGATTGGGTTTCCACCTCTTCTTCCAGTATTTATTATACGAACCTGGACCCCGGCAAATATACATTGCTGGTTCGTGAAAAGAATCTGTCCCGGCATTTGATGAACCATCGTGAAATATCTCTGGATATCCAGATCGCCCAACCCTGGTATAAAACGGATTGGGCGTGGGTATTATATGTCCTGACAACTTTTATGATTACTTATCTCACTGTACGGATTTTGAATGCCCGGCGCAAACTGGCGCTATCCCTTGAAAAGGAACGGGAAGAGAAAGAGCGTAACGAAGAGTTGAACCAGGCGAAACTACGTTTCTTTACCAATATCAGCCATGAGTTCCGGACACCTCTAACTCTTATTATCAGTCAGATAGATATGCTTTTTCAGAGTTCCTCTCTTTCTCCGACCTTGTATAACCGGATTATTAAGATCAGCAAGAATGCAAACCGGATGCGGAATATGATTTCCGAGTTGTTGGAATTCAGAAAGTTAGAACAAAATTATGTTTCGTTGCATGTTTGCGAACAGAACTTGATTCCATTTCTGAAAGATATTTATCTTTCGTATTGTGAGTTGGCGACTCAACAATCTATTACATTTAATTTTCAGAATGCAGAGGAGAATCTACTGTTATGGTTTGATTCCAATCAGTTGCAGAAAGTGTTTTACAATCTTTTGTCAAACGCATTTAAATACACGAAGCCGGGAGGTACAGTAGAATTGTATGTATCTTCGGATGAAAATGAAGTTTGTATAAAAGTAATCGATACGGGTATCGGGCTTTCGGCAGATGATGTATCGCATATCTTTGACCGCTTTTATCAGGCCGAAAACGGGAAACAGGTAGCAGGAGCTAATCCTGGTACGGGGCTCGGACTGGCTTTAAGTAAAAATATCATTCATCTTCATCATGGGGATATTGCGGTGCAGAGCCAGGTCGGTTATGGAACGATATTTACAGTTACGTTATTAAGGGGAAATGTTCATTTTGAGAATGATAAGAATGCGATTCTTTTGGAAAGTCCGGACGAACCGATGATCAAGGAAGAATCCTTGCCGGATTCTATTTCTTCTGAAGAATATGAAGAAATGGAGAAAGCTTTTCCCGGTTTGAAGGCTGGCTCTTATAAAGTTCTGATTGTTGAGGACAATGAAGAGCTGTTACAGATATTAAATGCGCTTTTTGCTCCTTTCTATCAGGTTATATTAGCCAGGAATGGGGAAGAAGGATTGAGGAAGGCGAACGAGGAAAAACCGGATTTGGTTGTCAGTGATGTTATGATGCCTTTGATGAGTGGTATGGAGATGTGCATGAAAATCAAGAATAATATCGATTTGTGCCATATTCCGGTTGTTTTGCTTACAGCTCTCGATTCTGTCGAATATAATATAGAGGGACTTCAACAGGGAGCGGATGATTATATCAGCAAACCTTTCCATGCAAAAGTATTGTTGATGCGCTGCAATAATTTGATCCGGAACCGTTTGTTGTTGAAGTCCCAGTTGACTAAGCAAGTTGACTTTGATGTGCAGTTGCTGGCTACGACTTCATTGGATCAACAACTTTTGAACCGGATTGTGGAGATCGTCGATCAGCGGATGGGAGAACCGGACTTTGATGTCAATGCTCTTGCCCGCGAGTTGAATATGGGGCGTAGTTCGTTCTTTACAAAAGTCAAGAACCTGACCGGAATGACTCCTAGTGAATTTATGCAAAACCAACGCATCAACCGTGCGGCAACCTTATTACGGGAACAGCCGGATTTGTTGGTGAATGAAATATCGGATCGGTTAGGGTTTTCCTCAACGGTATATTTTAGTCGATGCTTTAAAGCGAAGTTCGGAGTATCGCCTGCTCAATTCAGAAAGAAAGAGCAGTAA
- a CDS encoding SusC/RagA family TonB-linked outer membrane protein codes for MMNDLNIPFFRKTVFAGMATLFLSTGVTLANPVSAGEEVMEKYAVALSQQKKVTITGIVKDALGPVVGANVVEKGTTNGTVTDMEGHFSLQVSSNAVLVVSYIGYIDQAIPVNGKTSFTVLLKEDSQALDEVVVVGYGTQKKVNMTGAVTSVDMSKMVDSRPITSLSAGLAGMAPGVSVTAGNGGRPGNDGATIRVRGQGTLNDSNPLVIIDGVEASMNNINPQDVESISVLKDAASSAIYGSRAANGVILITTRRGKSGEAKISYNGYVTMQKVANRIDLVSNYADYMELYNEGQLNSDLPAIFSQEKIDEWRAAGNSDPVKYPNSDWQDALFQTGWMQNHTININGGSDKIHYYISGNYMNNPGIMENSGYERYSARVNLDAEVKDWFTIGVNAYGTRGKEELGLLKTESNDNFYTYMQATTPGICYQAPDGRYGGVNNPEDDPQSSSNNVLKMLNDVKGNRTTNNIVSRFYAQLRPFKGLTIEGSYTYAFSDQFLYQQPVFHDLWNLYDNTLQIAGTGVSKVINRNNKTVRNNMDGLVRYETEIDRLNIQATVGASQEAYRNNWFEASKENLTSSELTELNAATANATATGTYSNWAMRSFFGRVNLNWDEKYLLEANLRADASSRFAKKYRWGYFPSFSLGWRMEQEAFMKDISWLNQLKIRASYGSLGNNAVGNYDYQLYYQASNYVLNNALQVGMAQRALSNAALTWETSYVTNFGVDFALFSKLSGTVDAFVKNTKGILIELPAPLVHGNATVPKSNAAEVRNRGVELSLNWNDKIGSVNYFVGGNFSYVKNKVTKFKGDEMSLNGTNMILEGEPINIQYVLSVDRIIQTEEDMAIVEAMEANNPDAFKQYKKPEYGDFLYKDVDGDGCITDNDKIKVGNGTNPTFTFGFNFGANWKGWDFSCILQGATGLKTYWSGLDGASYWPQVRRGNQINKTIADGRWYPGRTDATYPRLLNYTDGRNRVASDFWVQDKSYLRVKNVQLGYTIPKHLSQKLLIDNFRLYVSIDNALTFTGYKGLDPEVSGTKYPSMRLTTFGLNLTF; via the coding sequence ATGATGAATGATTTAAACATTCCTTTCTTTAGGAAAACGGTGTTTGCAGGAATGGCCACACTATTCTTGTCGACAGGAGTTACCCTGGCCAATCCGGTTAGTGCCGGGGAAGAAGTGATGGAAAAGTATGCTGTAGCATTGTCTCAGCAAAAGAAAGTGACGATTACGGGAATAGTAAAGGATGCTCTCGGTCCGGTAGTTGGTGCCAACGTAGTGGAAAAAGGAACTACGAACGGGACGGTTACAGATATGGAAGGACATTTTTCTTTGCAGGTATCCTCGAATGCCGTACTAGTCGTTTCTTACATCGGTTATATAGATCAGGCGATTCCGGTGAACGGAAAGACCTCTTTCACGGTTCTGCTGAAAGAAGATTCACAGGCTTTGGATGAAGTGGTGGTTGTGGGATATGGTACGCAAAAGAAGGTGAATATGACCGGTGCGGTCACTTCTGTCGATATGAGCAAGATGGTAGACAGCCGTCCGATCACTTCTCTCTCCGCTGGACTTGCCGGTATGGCTCCCGGTGTTTCTGTAACAGCCGGTAATGGTGGACGTCCCGGTAACGATGGGGCAACGATCCGTGTACGTGGGCAGGGTACGTTAAATGATTCCAATCCGTTAGTAATCATCGACGGAGTGGAAGCCAGCATGAATAATATCAACCCGCAAGACGTAGAAAGCATTTCGGTATTGAAGGATGCTGCTTCGTCTGCCATTTATGGTTCCCGTGCTGCAAACGGTGTCATTCTGATCACTACCCGTAGGGGGAAATCGGGTGAAGCGAAAATATCTTATAATGGTTATGTCACAATGCAGAAAGTGGCGAACCGTATCGACTTGGTCTCCAATTATGCCGATTATATGGAATTGTATAACGAAGGGCAACTCAATAGCGACCTCCCCGCGATCTTCAGTCAAGAGAAAATCGATGAATGGCGGGCGGCTGGTAACAGTGATCCTGTCAAATATCCGAACTCTGACTGGCAGGACGCTCTATTTCAGACTGGATGGATGCAGAACCATACAATCAATATCAATGGAGGATCTGACAAGATTCACTATTATATATCCGGTAATTACATGAACAATCCCGGTATTATGGAAAATTCCGGGTATGAACGTTATAGTGCCCGTGTCAATTTGGACGCGGAAGTCAAAGATTGGTTTACTATTGGTGTCAATGCTTACGGTACGCGTGGAAAAGAGGAGTTAGGGTTGTTGAAGACAGAATCGAATGACAATTTCTATACCTACATGCAAGCTACCACACCGGGTATCTGCTATCAGGCACCTGATGGCCGGTATGGTGGTGTAAACAATCCGGAAGACGACCCGCAGAGTAGCTCCAACAATGTCTTGAAGATGTTGAACGACGTCAAAGGAAATCGTACGACCAATAATATCGTTTCTCGTTTTTATGCCCAGCTGAGGCCGTTTAAAGGTTTGACGATTGAAGGATCTTATACGTATGCTTTTTCCGACCAGTTCCTGTATCAACAGCCGGTTTTCCATGATTTGTGGAACTTGTATGACAATACGTTGCAGATTGCCGGAACTGGAGTTTCGAAAGTTATCAACCGCAATAATAAGACTGTCCGTAACAATATGGACGGGCTGGTCAGATATGAAACCGAGATCGACCGGTTGAACATTCAAGCAACGGTCGGAGCCAGTCAGGAAGCCTACCGTAACAACTGGTTTGAGGCCTCCAAAGAAAATTTGACATCCTCTGAATTGACGGAGTTGAATGCTGCCACTGCCAATGCTACTGCAACCGGAACCTATTCCAATTGGGCTATGCGTTCATTTTTTGGCCGGGTCAATTTGAACTGGGATGAAAAATACTTGTTGGAAGCCAATCTTCGTGCCGATGCCTCTTCCCGTTTTGCCAAGAAATATCGTTGGGGCTATTTCCCTTCTTTCTCGTTGGGCTGGCGTATGGAACAGGAAGCTTTCATGAAAGATATCTCATGGCTTAACCAGTTGAAAATCCGCGCCTCGTATGGCTCGTTAGGAAACAATGCTGTGGGAAACTATGACTATCAGTTGTATTATCAGGCCTCTAATTATGTCTTGAACAACGCCTTGCAGGTCGGTATGGCGCAACGTGCTCTTTCGAATGCGGCGTTGACTTGGGAAACTTCCTATGTCACTAATTTCGGTGTGGACTTCGCTCTGTTCTCTAAATTGAGCGGAACTGTCGATGCTTTCGTCAAAAACACCAAAGGGATTCTGATCGAACTGCCAGCACCATTGGTGCATGGTAATGCTACCGTTCCTAAATCCAATGCGGCTGAGGTTCGCAACCGGGGTGTCGAGCTGAGTTTGAACTGGAATGACAAAATCGGTTCTGTGAACTATTTTGTCGGGGGGAATTTCTCATATGTTAAAAATAAAGTGACGAAGTTTAAAGGTGACGAGATGTCTCTGAACGGAACCAACATGATTTTGGAGGGTGAACCGATCAATATCCAATATGTGCTTTCGGTCGACCGGATTATCCAGACGGAAGAGGATATGGCAATAGTGGAAGCTATGGAAGCGAATAATCCGGATGCTTTCAAGCAATATAAGAAACCGGAATATGGAGATTTCTTATATAAAGATGTTGACGGAGACGGATGCATCACTGACAACGACAAGATCAAAGTTGGCAATGGTACTAACCCGACATTCACTTTTGGATTCAATTTCGGTGCCAACTGGAAAGGTTGGGATTTTAGCTGTATCTTGCAAGGTGCTACCGGATTGAAAACATACTGGAGCGGATTGGATGGCGCCAGCTATTGGCCTCAAGTGCGCCGGGGTAACCAGATCAACAAGACCATTGCAGACGGACGTTGGTATCCGGGGCGTACGGATGCTACTTATCCGCGTCTCCTAAATTATACTGATGGACGGAACCGGGTGGCAAGTGACTTCTGGGTACAGGATAAGTCTTATTTGAGAGTGAAAAATGTCCAGTTGGGATATACTATTCCGAAACATCTCTCGCAAAAACTCCTGATCGACAACTTCCGTTTATATGTCAGCATCGATAATGCTTTGACCTTTACGGGATATAAGGGATTGGATCCTGAGGTATCGGGCACGAAATATCCGTCTATGCGATTAACAACATTTGGTTTAAACCTTACATTTTAA